A genomic window from Methanobrevibacter sp. includes:
- a CDS encoding right-handed parallel beta-helix repeat-containing protein, with the protein MNKLVNILFICFIALCVISAVSADDTPDNATVSSHYQITSNLSNTEIQTMFDSANDGDEFEFIDGEYNDISLVVDKKLNIISKKNSKIYTSNQLTDKAKTLGISDSFGFYFTSNSCGSILSGITIISNSDYGIVVDSSDNTTIKNVVVKNGENGILVENANNVSILSNDISKTSGDGIHLENVKNSNVDKNTVSYNKRSGIHLSNIYYCNITNNTVHHNDFNGISLFNKTTGNMIKYNLVYENPNGIYIDSESSYDVINANTFTKNRRHTDYELGAFESGNGLLFGANFKTAKEGKDSRLQVKYNVLTHNEGYQAKNNPDLPVFKLGDNWFDSTDDANTFVCPMLLAGIMKMGTLSVKNGIGLQMYDTAGNEVKEFGTFDTKVNINGNQYTAKFVNGKATIDANLDPDTEYEVEVMIGDKPVKFTYKTASGEKNDGSDSTSTSTSGNPGNSGTNPNNSADSTVNGASKGSGNSENGTSKSAHFANSENSGVYGTNASGSYQDSSDNGNRALTNGDVNAGDSSEGEQSEEGKAYEIVPQSKISKEITDTSGLVVLSIVSIMGMIIYGYWRKPEIED; encoded by the coding sequence ATGAATAAATTAGTGAATATTTTATTCATATGCTTTATTGCCTTATGTGTTATTTCAGCGGTTAGTGCGGATGACACTCCAGATAATGCTACTGTCAGTTCACATTATCAAATAACATCTAATTTATCAAATACTGAAATTCAGACTATGTTTGATAGTGCAAATGATGGGGATGAATTTGAATTTATTGATGGGGAGTATAATGATATTTCTTTAGTTGTAGATAAGAAATTAAACATTATTTCTAAAAAGAATTCAAAAATATACACTTCAAATCAGCTAACTGACAAAGCTAAAACTTTGGGAATAAGCGATTCTTTCGGATTTTATTTCACATCCAACAGTTGTGGAAGTATCTTGTCAGGAATAACTATTATATCTAATAGTGATTATGGTATTGTCGTTGATTCATCTGATAATACAACAATAAAAAATGTTGTTGTTAAAAATGGAGAAAACGGTATTTTAGTTGAAAATGCTAATAATGTAAGTATATTGTCTAATGACATATCTAAAACAAGTGGTGATGGAATCCATTTGGAAAATGTCAAAAATTCAAATGTTGATAAGAATACTGTTTCTTATAATAAGAGATCAGGAATTCATCTTTCAAACATTTATTACTGTAATATAACTAACAATACTGTTCATCACAATGACTTTAATGGAATTTCATTGTTTAATAAGACAACTGGAAACATGATAAAGTACAATTTGGTTTATGAAAATCCTAATGGAATTTACATTGACTCAGAGTCAAGTTATGATGTAATCAATGCAAATACATTCACTAAAAATAGACGTCATACTGATTATGAATTAGGTGCTTTTGAATCAGGTAATGGATTATTGTTTGGGGCTAACTTTAAAACAGCAAAAGAAGGCAAAGATTCAAGATTACAAGTTAAATATAATGTTTTAACTCATAATGAAGGATATCAAGCTAAAAATAATCCTGATTTACCAGTATTCAAGCTTGGAGATAATTGGTTTGATTCAACTGATGATGCAAACACTTTTGTTTGTCCAATGCTTCTTGCAGGTATCATGAAGATGGGTACATTGTCCGTTAAAAACGGTATTGGTCTTCAGATGTATGATACTGCTGGAAATGAAGTTAAAGAATTTGGTACATTTGATACTAAAGTTAACATTAATGGAAATCAGTATACTGCAAAATTCGTAAACGGTAAAGCTACAATTGATGCAAATCTCGATCCGGATACTGAATATGAGGTTGAAGTAATGATTGGTGATAAACCGGTTAAATTTACATATAAAACAGCATCTGGTGAGAAAAATGATGGTTCTGATTCAACATCAACATCAACAAGTGGCAATCCTGGAAATTCAGGAACAAATCCTAATAATTCCGCAGATTCAACTGTAAATGGTGCTTCAAAAGGTAGTGGAAATTCAGAAAATGGGACTTCTAAAAGCGCTCATTTCGCAAATTCCGAAAATTCAGGAGTTTATGGAACAAACGCTTCTGGTAGTTATCAAGATTCATCTGATAATGGTAATCGTGCATTGACTAATGGTGATGTTAATGCAGGTGATTCCAGTGAGGGTGAACAATCCGAAGAAGGAAAAGCATATGAAATAGTTCCTCAAAGCAAAATTTCAAAAGAAATTACTGATACTTCAGGACTAGTTGTATTGAGTATTGTTTCCATCATGGGAATGATTATTTATGGATACTGGA
- a CDS encoding right-handed parallel beta-helix repeat-containing protein — protein sequence MDRKHYILAISLFLIVFLCSSVSFAQGNTTDMPTVPENNDMTILNEGDSNVNQTHSQHTITVGSDSATIQNEINSMNDGDILNFETGTYNDICIYVNKSITINGNGAELVGYDTPSKDNTPDIIYNDTDKGGYAIANFATLYVVKADNVVISGLKITGGANSAATYSNALVYAMNSNNLTFKNNVLYGSSWGLYFQSCADGHVTNNTIKNQETTGFLNFGSARTVIANNTVINATNHGIDVRHGTGPDVQVINNTVIGSKEGIYLMHSAGHTAANNTLINCTISSITCYGSSNVKLSGNKMQKSRIGILLGGGYTNITVGENTFALDNLPYPPTFVYYVAEAKSEYQSAEDIMGTYSDSSNTVDNYVAFTGIETPKYIAISYDDILAKTGTEYVVPEGATNEEIQTIINGMTDGDTLSFTANAVYNDISIYTDKNIKILGNNATLVGCTGINFKDNEQYLSNVAEKVKNTTADGGYAVAYNAVLYVLNATNVVVSDLNIKAQYPSYDTTKVTAMTNEYKTAGIYAESNINLTITGCDVTGASWGIFQQYCKNSIITKNTIHDVYTTGIMNFGSPNGIIAENTVINATNHGIDVRHGTGPNVTIFNNTISGAKEGIYLMHSKGHTVYNNTISNCKISGITAYGSADEVIFNNSISGSRIGILLGGGYSNITIGANSFNLDFLPYPPTFVTYIARAETKYQSVDDVMRTYSDKETVTIDAYDVVGYKDDITFTLIGQNGEKLANQDVVISINGVNFTAKTDENSTALISPKLTTGVYTATITFAGNDNYAKTIVNKTITVKDDRIKTSITASNKNIYLTTIVKGYSYSITLKDVSGKVLANKKVTVTFNGKTYTATTNSKGVATFKVKATTTGSKKATIKFAGDDYYAPITKTTTLKVIKQPTKITAYKKTFKVRTKVKSYTITLKNSNGKVVSKAKVYLKIKGKTYKAYINSKGKATFKITKLTTRGKYTATIKFSGSKYYSATSKKVYITTKR from the coding sequence ATGGATAGAAAACATTATATTTTAGCCATATCCTTATTTTTAATCGTATTTTTATGTTCAAGTGTTTCATTTGCTCAGGGAAATACAACTGACATGCCCACAGTGCCAGAAAATAATGATATGACTATCCTAAATGAAGGAGACAGTAATGTTAATCAAACACATTCACAACATACTATTACTGTAGGTTCTGATAGTGCAACTATTCAGAACGAAATTAATAGTATGAATGATGGTGACATACTTAACTTCGAAACTGGAACCTATAATGACATATGTATATATGTTAACAAAAGCATTACCATTAACGGTAATGGAGCAGAATTAGTAGGATATGACACTCCTTCTAAAGACAACACTCCCGATATTATCTATAATGATACTGACAAAGGAGGATATGCAATTGCAAACTTTGCTACATTATATGTTGTCAAAGCAGATAATGTTGTAATTAGCGGATTAAAAATAACTGGCGGTGCAAACAGCGCTGCTACTTATTCCAATGCATTAGTATATGCAATGAACTCAAACAATTTAACATTTAAAAACAATGTTTTATACGGATCTTCCTGGGGATTATATTTCCAATCCTGTGCTGATGGCCATGTAACCAACAACACAATTAAAAATCAGGAAACAACCGGATTTTTAAACTTTGGATCTGCAAGGACTGTCATAGCAAACAATACTGTGATAAATGCTACAAACCACGGTATTGATGTAAGACACGGAACCGGTCCAGATGTTCAAGTTATAAACAATACTGTGATTGGTTCAAAAGAAGGAATTTACTTGATGCATTCTGCTGGACACACTGCAGCAAACAATACTTTAATTAATTGTACCATCAGTTCAATTACCTGTTATGGTTCATCAAATGTCAAATTAAGTGGAAACAAAATGCAAAAATCAAGAATTGGTATTTTACTCGGTGGAGGATACACAAACATCACTGTAGGTGAAAATACATTTGCTTTAGATAACTTACCTTACCCACCAACATTCGTATACTATGTTGCAGAAGCAAAATCTGAATACCAAAGTGCTGAAGACATTATGGGTACTTACTCTGACAGTTCAAATACCGTAGACAATTATGTTGCATTTACTGGAATTGAAACTCCTAAATATATTGCTATCAGCTATGATGATATTTTAGCAAAAACCGGAACTGAATACGTCGTTCCTGAAGGAGCTACCAATGAAGAAATTCAAACAATAATTAACGGTATGACTGATGGTGACACTTTAAGCTTCACTGCAAACGCTGTTTACAATGACATTTCAATCTACACCGATAAAAACATCAAAATTTTAGGTAACAATGCTACTTTAGTTGGCTGTACTGGAATTAACTTTAAAGACAATGAACAATACTTAAGCAATGTTGCTGAAAAAGTTAAAAATACTACTGCAGACGGTGGATACGCTGTAGCATACAATGCAGTATTATACGTATTAAACGCAACTAATGTTGTCGTGAGTGATTTAAACATCAAAGCACAATATCCTAGCTACGATACAACCAAAGTCACTGCAATGACCAATGAATACAAAACCGCTGGAATCTATGCTGAATCAAATATTAACTTAACCATTACTGGCTGTGATGTTACTGGTGCATCATGGGGTATTTTCCAACAATACTGTAAAAACAGCATCATCACTAAAAACACAATCCATGATGTGTACACAACTGGTATTATGAACTTCGGTTCTCCAAACGGAATTATTGCTGAAAATACAGTAATCAATGCTACAAACCACGGTATTGATGTAAGACACGGAACCGGACCTAACGTAACTATATTCAATAACACAATCTCTGGTGCAAAAGAAGGAATCTATCTCATGCACTCTAAAGGACACACTGTATACAACAATACTATTTCCAACTGTAAAATCAGTGGAATTACTGCTTATGGATCTGCAGATGAAGTAATCTTCAACAATTCAATTTCTGGAAGTAGAATTGGTATTTTACTCGGTGGAGGATACTCAAACATAACCATTGGTGCAAATTCATTCAATTTAGACTTTTTACCATACCCACCAACATTTGTAACCTATATTGCAAGAGCTGAAACCAAATATCAAAGTGTAGATGATGTTATGAGAACTTACTCTGACAAAGAAACTGTGACTATTGATGCATATGATGTTGTTGGATACAAAGATGATATAACATTTACTTTAATTGGTCAAAATGGAGAAAAATTAGCTAACCAAGATGTAGTTATTTCCATTAATGGTGTAAACTTCACCGCTAAAACCGATGAAAATAGTACTGCACTCATCTCTCCTAAATTAACTACAGGTGTTTACACCGCAACAATCACATTTGCTGGTAATGATAATTACGCAAAAACCATTGTAAATAAAACCATTACTGTAAAAGATGACAGAATTAAAACATCCATTACTGCATCCAATAAAAATATTTACTTAACTACAATTGTTAAAGGATACTCATACAGTATTACTCTTAAAGATGTAAGTGGAAAAGTTTTAGCAAATAAAAAAGTTACAGTTACATTCAATGGCAAAACTTACACTGCAACCACCAATTCCAAAGGTGTTGCTACATTTAAAGTAAAAGCTACAACTACTGGATCTAAAAAAGCAACTATAAAATTTGCTGGTGATGATTACTATGCACCAATCACTAAAACCACTACTTTAAAAGTCATTAAACAACCAACTAAAATCACTGCTTACAAAAAGACTTTCAAAGTAAGAACAAAAGTTAAATCATACACTATTACATTAAAAAACAGCAACGGAAAAGTTGTAAGTAAAGCTAAAGTTTATCTCAAAATTAAAGGTAAAACATACAAAGCATATATCAATTCCAAAGGTAAAGCTACATTTAAAATTACCAAATTAACTACAAGAGGTAAATACACAGCAACAATAAAATTCTCTGGAAGCAAATACTATAGTGCAACCAGTAAAAAAGTATACATAACAACAAAAAGATAG
- a CDS encoding NAD(P)-dependent glycerol-1-phosphate dehydrogenase, producing the protein MTNRKIQMPREVYIDPGIVHDTADICKSLHLGNDFLIVTGSHTYEIGAKPVIESLEKNNLSYDVIKVDNASEESISEVEELITPETTVLGIGGGKVIDVAKLSSFNQGVYFVSMPTTASHDGIVSPLASIKNPNTSISATAHSPIAVIADSEIIAQSPFRLLAAGCADLIANFTAIKDWELAHRLKNELFSESAAALSIMSAHLITDNIANIKPNLEPSARIVMKSLFSGGMAISIAGSSRPASGSEHLFSHALDKILDKPALHGEQCGIGTIMMMYLHGGDWRVIKNALESVQAPTTAAEVGISEEEIIDALVMANKLRPERYTILGDNGISREAAYELAYKTEVI; encoded by the coding sequence ATGACTAATAGGAAAATACAAATGCCTCGTGAAGTTTACATTGATCCGGGTATTGTACATGATACTGCCGATATTTGTAAGTCTTTGCATTTGGGTAATGATTTTTTAATAGTGACAGGTTCTCATACTTATGAAATTGGAGCAAAGCCGGTCATTGAAAGCTTAGAGAAAAATAATTTATCTTATGATGTAATTAAGGTTGATAATGCTTCTGAAGAATCAATTTCAGAAGTTGAAGAATTAATCACTCCAGAAACTACTGTTTTAGGTATTGGTGGAGGGAAGGTTATTGATGTAGCTAAATTATCTTCATTCAATCAAGGCGTATACTTTGTATCCATGCCAACAACAGCTTCACACGACGGTATTGTATCTCCTTTAGCATCAATAAAAAATCCAAATACATCAATATCTGCCACTGCACATTCTCCAATAGCAGTTATTGCGGATTCCGAGATTATTGCACAGTCACCATTCAGATTACTTGCAGCAGGCTGTGCTGATTTGATAGCTAACTTCACAGCTATTAAGGATTGGGAATTGGCTCATCGTTTAAAAAATGAATTATTCAGTGAATCTGCAGCAGCATTATCCATAATGTCTGCTCATTTGATTACTGATAATATTGCCAATATTAAGCCTAATCTAGAACCTAGTGCACGTATTGTAATGAAATCATTGTTCAGTGGTGGAATGGCTATCAGTATTGCAGGTTCATCACGCCCAGCAAGCGGATCTGAGCATCTGTTCTCACATGCTTTGGACAAGATTCTTGATAAGCCAGCATTGCATGGTGAACAATGTGGTATCGGTACAATAATGATGATGTATTTGCATGGTGGAGATTGGAGAGTTATTAAAAATGCATTGGAATCAGTTCAAGCTCCAACAACTGCTGCTGAAGTTGGTATCTCTGAAGAAGAAATTATTGATGCATTAGTTATGGCTAATAAACTTAGACCTGAAAGATACACTATTTTAGGTGATAATGGAATTTCTCGTGAAGCGGCCTATGAGCTTGCTTATAAAACTGAGGTGATTTAG
- a CDS encoding UPF0179 family protein codes for MITLIGKDLAKKGQEFVFLGPADECEKCRFKSSCVGNLEINRKYVVVNVKENEQKCPIHSGGIVVPVEIDRAKIELLTTSKNIFEGSTFTFNAADCDETCEFHDLCFPDGLHENDKCIVLNNEGKHKGECKKGFKLNKLTLGFVI; via the coding sequence ATGATTACATTAATAGGTAAAGATTTGGCTAAAAAAGGTCAAGAATTTGTTTTTTTAGGTCCGGCTGATGAATGTGAAAAATGTAGATTTAAATCATCTTGCGTTGGAAACCTTGAAATTAACAGAAAGTATGTTGTTGTAAATGTTAAAGAAAATGAGCAAAAATGTCCAATACACTCTGGAGGAATTGTAGTTCCTGTAGAAATTGATAGGGCAAAAATTGAATTATTAACTACTTCCAAAAATATTTTTGAAGGATCAACATTCACATTCAATGCTGCTGACTGTGATGAAACATGTGAATTCCATGATTTATGTTTCCCTGACGGATTACATGAAAATGATAAATGCATTGTCTTGAATAATGAAGGTAAACATAAAGGTGAATGTAAAAAAGGATTTAAACTCAATAAACTTACTTTAGGATTTGTGATATAA
- the rpiA gene encoding ribose-5-phosphate isomerase RpiA, whose translation MKDTSSNSSSKKNAGYKAAEYVEDGMVLGLGTGSTTHFFIEKVGMRIKEEGISVKGIPTSFQSLLIAKQWNIPITTLEENDIDLSVDGADEVDGEFNLIKGGGAAHTKEKIVDYAAKQFIVIVDESKVVEELGNFPVPVEVLPDASRMVIKELEDMGAECEIRMAQRKDGPVITDNGNFVIDAKFDKIESPKHLEIDINTIPGVVENGIFTQMVDKVIIGTDDGTKEL comes from the coding sequence ATGAAAGATACTAGTAGTAACAGTTCCAGTAAAAAGAACGCAGGTTACAAAGCTGCTGAATATGTGGAAGATGGAATGGTTTTAGGATTAGGAACCGGTTCAACAACTCACTTTTTCATTGAAAAAGTTGGTATGAGAATCAAAGAGGAAGGAATAAGTGTAAAAGGTATTCCAACTTCATTTCAATCATTATTAATTGCAAAACAATGGAACATTCCAATCACTACTTTGGAAGAAAATGACATTGACTTGTCTGTTGATGGAGCAGATGAAGTTGATGGTGAATTTAATTTAATCAAAGGTGGAGGAGCAGCTCACACCAAAGAAAAAATCGTTGACTATGCTGCTAAACAGTTCATTGTTATCGTAGATGAATCAAAAGTTGTCGAAGAGTTAGGAAATTTCCCAGTGCCTGTTGAAGTATTGCCTGATGCATCCCGTATGGTCATTAAAGAATTGGAAGATATGGGTGCTGAATGTGAAATCAGAATGGCACAAAGAAAAGATGGTCCTGTAATCACTGATAACGGTAATTTTGTCATTGATGCTAAATTTGATAAGATTGAATCTCCAAAACATTTGGAAATTGATATTAATACTATTCCAGGTGTAGTTGAAAACGGAATATTTACACAAATGGTTGATAAAGTCATCATCGGTACTGATGATGGTACTAAAGAATTGTAG